One genomic window of Sphingopyxis sp. OPL5 includes the following:
- the lptE gene encoding LPS assembly lipoprotein LptE produces MRKLLAPLVVASLLLGGCGLRPLYASGSDGAVATILADVDVAPIEGHQGWLVRNALRDRLVAAQNGQGAGKRLRLDVRLEDSITGFGVRADDAVTRERRTLRARYQLVDAASGEVLLDATAFSDSGIDVVGSEYATIAAESTALERLSSAVADQIVARLAVFADRGGGRMSDAPPAPGGQ; encoded by the coding sequence ATGCGCAAGCTGCTCGCCCCCCTCGTCGTCGCCTCGCTGCTCCTTGGCGGTTGCGGGCTGCGCCCGCTCTATGCGAGCGGCAGCGACGGGGCGGTGGCGACGATCCTTGCCGACGTCGATGTCGCGCCGATCGAGGGGCATCAGGGCTGGCTCGTCCGCAACGCGCTGCGCGACCGGCTCGTCGCGGCGCAGAACGGGCAGGGCGCGGGCAAGCGCCTGCGCCTCGACGTCCGGCTCGAGGACAGCATCACCGGTTTCGGCGTCCGCGCCGACGATGCGGTGACCCGCGAACGCCGTACCCTGCGCGCGCGCTACCAGCTCGTCGATGCGGCGAGCGGCGAAGTGCTGCTCGACGCGACTGCCTTTTCCGATTCGGGGATCGACGTCGTCGGCAGCGAATATGCGACGATCGCCGCCGAATCGACCGCGCTTGAACGCCTCTCGTCGGCGGTGGCCGACCAGATCGTCGCCCGCCTCGCGGTCTTCGCCGATCGCGGCGGTGGTCGGATGTCCGACGCGCCGCCCGCCCCCGGCGGGCAATGA
- the holA gene encoding DNA polymerase III subunit delta: MKSVKPAELERVSRLDHRFILLTGPDDATMGALATRLTGLAGKEAERLDLTSSQMSQDPSLLAAEAASMSLFAGARVIRLDIMGSGDDSLAAVEALLGADSAINPVIATGASVTAKSKLVKLVEGSDHGVAAICYQPDRRALVGIAMSAAEGEGLRLGNAEAQLLIDLVSGDQALMRREVEKIALYLDAGRDRQRQVTAADIAALGAATHEEDVSEVINTALGGKVGDLPAMFATAAAVGVAEIRIIRALAIRATQLARLRAEVDAGAHPATVVSARSSGVFWKEQGAVTAQLHIWDSVRIARLMSRLLDCERSLKASGTAGGVLFRKLVTDIAHQAARAR; the protein is encoded by the coding sequence ATGAAGAGCGTCAAACCCGCCGAACTCGAACGGGTATCGCGGCTCGACCACCGCTTCATCCTCCTCACCGGCCCCGACGATGCGACGATGGGAGCCCTCGCCACGCGGCTGACCGGGCTTGCCGGCAAGGAGGCCGAACGGCTCGACCTCACCTCGTCGCAAATGTCGCAGGATCCGTCCTTGCTGGCCGCCGAGGCCGCGTCGATGTCGCTCTTCGCCGGCGCGCGGGTGATCCGGCTCGATATCATGGGTAGCGGCGATGACAGCCTCGCCGCGGTCGAGGCGCTGCTCGGTGCCGACAGCGCGATCAACCCGGTGATCGCCACCGGCGCCTCGGTCACCGCCAAGTCGAAACTGGTCAAGCTCGTCGAGGGCTCGGACCATGGCGTTGCCGCCATCTGCTACCAGCCCGACCGCCGCGCGCTGGTCGGCATCGCGATGAGCGCGGCGGAAGGCGAAGGGCTGCGGCTCGGCAATGCCGAGGCGCAATTGCTGATCGACCTCGTCTCGGGCGATCAGGCGCTGATGCGCCGCGAGGTCGAAAAGATCGCGCTCTACCTTGACGCGGGCCGCGACCGCCAGCGCCAGGTCACCGCCGCCGACATCGCCGCCTTGGGCGCCGCGACGCACGAAGAGGACGTCAGCGAGGTGATCAACACCGCGCTCGGCGGCAAGGTCGGCGATCTCCCGGCGATGTTCGCCACCGCTGCCGCGGTCGGGGTCGCCGAAATCCGGATCATCCGCGCCCTCGCGATCCGCGCCACGCAATTGGCGCGGCTGCGCGCCGAGGTCGACGCCGGCGCGCACCCCGCGACCGTCGTGTCGGCGCGGAGCAGCGGCGTGTTCTGGAAGGAACAGGGCGCGGTCACCGCGCAGCTCCATATCTGGGATTCGGTGCGCATCGCGCGGCTGATGAGCCGGCTGCTCGACTGCGAACGCAGCCTCAAGGCGTCGGGCACCGCGGGCGGCGTGCTGTTCCGCAAACTCGTCACCGACATCGCGCATCAGGCGGCACGGGCGCGGTAG
- a CDS encoding retroviral-like aspartic protease family protein has product MTHVLRRRMIWTLLLSAPALLGASQPPVAPPPAPAPASTPADPLAQPVTSAEVTPFIQPFDLDATRRMSVKVMVGGKGPFSFLVDTGAERTIIARELADRLGLVEGGKLRMATIGGSATVPSFRVAALSMTDLQMTAFDAPSFFGRHLGAAGLIGVDMLEDRRILIDFRKESMEILETRKRARPIIRDDDAIVVTARNSAGRLILSDARLDGKRIDVIVDTGAQTSVGNLALQKLVAARRANRLPFLSTTLGAVTGEAVPATRTAIKRIIINGMDVNDLPVSFADSQAFRALGLQERPALLLGMDSLALFDRVEIDFPNKRIVFDLPDGASRATGQRFAANTSAQGS; this is encoded by the coding sequence ATGACCCATGTTCTCAGGCGGCGAATGATCTGGACGCTGCTGCTGTCCGCCCCGGCACTGCTCGGCGCGAGCCAGCCGCCGGTCGCGCCGCCGCCCGCGCCGGCGCCGGCCTCGACCCCCGCCGATCCGCTGGCCCAGCCGGTGACGAGCGCCGAGGTCACCCCCTTCATCCAGCCGTTCGACCTCGACGCGACGCGGCGCATGTCGGTGAAGGTGATGGTCGGCGGCAAGGGGCCGTTTTCCTTCCTCGTCGACACTGGCGCCGAACGCACGATCATCGCGCGCGAACTCGCCGACCGGCTGGGGCTGGTCGAGGGCGGCAAGCTGCGCATGGCGACGATCGGCGGGTCGGCGACGGTCCCCAGCTTTCGCGTCGCGGCGCTGTCGATGACCGACCTGCAGATGACCGCGTTCGACGCCCCCTCCTTTTTCGGCCGCCATCTTGGGGCCGCGGGGCTGATCGGGGTCGACATGCTCGAGGACCGGCGCATCCTGATCGATTTTCGCAAAGAGAGCATGGAGATCCTGGAAACGCGCAAGCGCGCGCGGCCGATCATCCGCGACGACGACGCGATCGTCGTCACCGCGCGCAATTCGGCGGGACGGCTGATCCTGTCCGACGCGCGGCTCGACGGCAAACGCATCGACGTGATCGTCGACACCGGCGCGCAGACGAGCGTCGGCAATCTGGCGCTGCAGAAACTGGTCGCGGCGCGGCGCGCGAACCGCCTGCCCTTCCTGTCGACCACGCTCGGCGCGGTGACCGGCGAGGCGGTGCCCGCGACGCGCACCGCGATCAAGCGCATCATCATCAACGGCATGGACGTCAACGACCTGCCGGTGAGCTTCGCCGACAGCCAGGCATTCCGCGCGCTGGGCCTGCAGGAGCGGCCGGCGCTGCTGCTCGGCATGGACAGCCTCGCGCTGTTCGACCGGGTCGAGATCGATTTCCCGAACAAGCGCATCGTGTTCGACCTGCCCGACGGCGCGAGCCGCGCGACGGGCCAGCGGTTCGCCGCGAACACGTCGGCGCAGGGCAGCTAG
- a CDS encoding TonB-dependent receptor, giving the protein MKSYTHCAARLLRTSALGASLAIIGMAVPAFAQDTATDTATADDSSNSEIVVTAQGRAQRLADVPVAISAVNAEALQNSGANDIRQLNQVAPSLLVSSTGSEANGSARIRGIGTVGDNPGLESSVPVFIDGVYRSRSGIGLNELGEIDRVEVQRGPQGTLGGRNSSAGLISIYSKKPDFTFGATAEATYGNYDYFRLGGSVTGPISDTLAARLDGIWVKRDGFYRDTTNNTDVNDRDRYFLRGQLLFEPTDALSIRLIADYTYRDEKCCGATYVSSAVNTAVGNLNNPSVPLSPLQQNGNNIINVLRDLGQPLAAFNQGYDRNLSVSPGRSYAGKTKDYGFSGQIDYDLGGATLTSITGYRQYRSSQAGDVDYGVVDILYRDPDDDAYRQFHTFTQELRLQGEAFDGKLDWLVGGFYANEKLTVRDNLRFGSQYGRFATCRIISGGGLAALYSAASPLCVAPGVGPATIAGASGGGQTGTDIVAAFTALDGLNNRGSINDRYYQNGKNWALFTHNIFHITDTIDFTFGVRYTNDKKKFNASFTNDNTACTTVQGLVLDDLVSTTTNATAKALAGALIGLSCQGNSTAELNGVSINSKRAEDEFTGTAILSWKPVDDLLTYASYSRGYKAGGFNLDRSALKSPIVPFGGQAGAQALVNNLQFDPEKVDSYELGAKYSANGFNVGVSLFRSDFSSFQLNTFNGTVFLVQNINGCEADLAGGDRDQSAATGVCASDKVSWGVRAEGFELETSLALASDFRLAAGMTYSKTKYRSNLVGTNAGGPLDPALRFLPGDNLSNAPELVGTASMTWTPELGSGGLTGLVYIDGRATSGYNTGSDLFPQKEQESYTVFNARLGVRGPDEKWAVEFWAQNLLNAKYAQVAFNSPFQAGTTSAPFTDANGFPGGRQIFSQFLAEPRTYGLTLRGKF; this is encoded by the coding sequence ATGAAATCCTATACCCATTGTGCTGCCCGCCTGCTGCGCACGAGTGCGCTCGGCGCCTCGCTGGCGATCATCGGCATGGCGGTGCCGGCCTTTGCGCAGGACACCGCCACCGACACGGCGACCGCCGACGACAGCAGCAACAGCGAAATCGTCGTCACCGCGCAGGGACGCGCGCAGCGCCTCGCCGACGTGCCGGTGGCGATCTCGGCGGTGAACGCCGAAGCGCTGCAGAACAGCGGCGCGAACGACATCCGCCAGCTCAACCAGGTCGCGCCGTCGCTGCTCGTGTCGTCGACCGGCAGTGAAGCCAATGGTTCGGCGCGTATCCGCGGCATCGGCACCGTCGGCGACAACCCCGGTCTCGAAAGCTCGGTCCCGGTGTTCATCGACGGCGTCTATCGCTCGCGTTCGGGCATCGGCCTCAACGAACTGGGCGAAATCGACCGCGTCGAAGTCCAGCGCGGCCCGCAGGGCACGCTCGGCGGCCGCAACTCGTCGGCGGGCCTGATCAGCATCTATTCGAAAAAGCCCGATTTCACCTTCGGCGCCACCGCCGAGGCGACCTATGGCAATTATGACTATTTCCGCCTCGGCGGCAGCGTCACCGGGCCGATCAGCGACACCCTCGCGGCGCGCCTCGACGGCATCTGGGTGAAGCGCGACGGATTCTATCGCGACACGACGAACAACACCGACGTCAACGATCGCGACCGCTATTTCCTGCGCGGGCAACTGCTGTTCGAACCGACCGACGCGCTGTCGATCCGGCTGATCGCCGACTATACCTATCGCGACGAGAAATGCTGCGGCGCGACCTATGTCAGCAGCGCGGTCAACACCGCGGTCGGCAACCTCAACAATCCGTCGGTACCGCTGTCGCCGTTGCAGCAGAACGGCAACAACATCATCAACGTGCTGCGCGACCTCGGCCAGCCGCTCGCGGCATTCAACCAGGGGTATGACCGCAATCTGTCGGTCAGCCCGGGCCGCAGCTATGCCGGCAAGACCAAGGATTACGGCTTTTCGGGCCAGATCGACTATGATCTGGGCGGCGCGACGTTGACCTCGATCACCGGCTATCGCCAATATCGGTCGAGCCAGGCCGGCGACGTCGATTATGGCGTGGTCGACATCCTCTATCGCGATCCCGACGACGACGCCTATCGCCAGTTCCACACCTTCACCCAGGAACTGCGCCTGCAGGGCGAGGCGTTCGACGGCAAGCTCGACTGGCTGGTCGGCGGCTTCTACGCCAATGAAAAGCTGACCGTCCGCGACAACCTGCGCTTCGGCAGCCAGTACGGCCGGTTCGCCACCTGCCGCATCATTTCGGGCGGCGGCCTCGCGGCGCTTTATTCGGCGGCGAGCCCGCTGTGCGTCGCGCCCGGTGTCGGCCCGGCGACGATCGCGGGGGCGAGCGGCGGCGGCCAGACCGGCACCGACATCGTCGCGGCGTTCACCGCGCTCGACGGGCTGAACAACCGCGGCTCGATCAACGACCGCTATTATCAGAATGGCAAGAACTGGGCGTTGTTCACGCACAATATCTTCCACATCACCGACACGATCGATTTCACCTTCGGCGTCCGCTACACCAACGACAAGAAGAAGTTCAACGCGAGCTTCACCAACGACAACACCGCCTGCACTACAGTCCAGGGCCTCGTACTCGACGATCTGGTCAGCACCACGACCAACGCCACCGCCAAGGCACTGGCGGGCGCGCTGATCGGCCTCAGCTGCCAGGGCAATTCGACCGCCGAGCTCAATGGCGTGTCGATCAACAGCAAGCGCGCCGAGGACGAGTTCACCGGCACCGCGATCCTGTCGTGGAAACCCGTCGACGACCTCCTCACCTACGCCAGCTATTCGCGCGGCTATAAGGCGGGGGGCTTCAACCTCGACCGTTCGGCGCTGAAATCGCCGATCGTGCCGTTCGGCGGCCAGGCGGGCGCGCAGGCGCTGGTGAACAATTTGCAGTTCGACCCCGAAAAGGTCGACAGCTATGAACTGGGCGCCAAATATTCGGCGAACGGCTTCAACGTCGGTGTTTCGCTGTTCCGGTCGGATTTCAGCAGCTTCCAGCTGAACACCTTCAACGGCACGGTCTTCCTGGTCCAGAACATCAACGGCTGCGAGGCCGATCTGGCCGGCGGCGACCGCGACCAGAGCGCCGCGACCGGCGTCTGCGCGTCGGACAAGGTGAGCTGGGGCGTGCGCGCCGAAGGCTTCGAACTCGAAACGTCGCTGGCGCTGGCCAGCGATTTCCGGCTGGCTGCGGGGATGACCTATTCGAAGACCAAATATCGCAGCAACCTGGTCGGCACCAACGCCGGCGGGCCGCTTGACCCCGCGCTGCGCTTCCTGCCCGGCGACAATCTGTCGAACGCGCCCGAACTGGTCGGCACCGCGAGCATGACCTGGACCCCCGAACTCGGCAGCGGCGGGCTGACCGGCCTCGTCTATATCGATGGCCGTGCGACGAGCGGGTACAACACCGGTTCCGACCTGTTCCCGCAGAAGGAGCAGGAAAGCTACACCGTGTTCAACGCCCGCCTCGGCGTGCGCGGCCCCGACGAGAAGTGGGCGGTCGAATTCTGGGCGCAGAATTTGCTCAACGCCAAATATGCCCAGGTCGCGTTCAACTCGCCCTTCCAGGCGGGCACGACCTCGGCACCGTTCACCGACGCGAACGGTTTCCCCGGCGGACGCCAGATCTTCTCGCAGTTCCTGGCCGAACCGCGGACCTATGGTCTGACGCTGCGCGGCAAGTTCTAG
- a CDS encoding TonB-dependent receptor, with the protein MKKSDGRIARFARGSAQGVALAVALAATPAWAQDVAPQGAEVPDDGTIIVTATRRSELLSDVPIAVSAVSGETLEKTGATDVRALGQVAPSLLVSGATSEVNFSARIRGIGTVGENPGLESSVGLFIDGVYRSRTGVGLSELGDIERVEVLRGPQGTLFGRNSTAGLINIVTKGPDLSGFGAKGSVSYGNYDYWRVDGMINAPLGDKAAVRVDGVWQKRDGFIKNVTAGEPDINDRDRWLVKGQLLLEPTESVKFRLIADYSQRNENCCGGVLLNPVRNLTRGADGFPVASPNTLLPLLQFLGANHQVAPAGTSFIRQQATTPGVSYRSDTKDWGVSGELNWELGAATLTSITAYRDYKNAQGQDADFSALDILRRTDLDRRFRLFTQELRLQGEAFDGRLDWLVGGYYANEKLDVDDDIVYGADYQRYANCLAAASLAPTLLNPASATCSNLPAASFPGFQGIAALLGAAPLNNTGNNGSTFHQRSTNYALFTHNSFDIVEDVLTLTVGARYTHERKTLAGDANFTNTLCPAIVNSPLQALASLACVINGTAPDIVKGAPGTKFSEGQWTGTAVLSWKPDPDWLVYASASKGYKAGGFNLDYSALDRPCSTTAGSAAQNTACTTALARPANTPGNGRPEASDLQFASEKVDAYELGVKWDGPGIDINVAAFWQEYSNYQLNTFNGINFEVTNIQACKDDLGTGPIDNSAVTGACASDRLTPGVVAKGLEIETFIRPARYLSVNMGLTYVDTLYRRNLVGTGGRPLSPVLFQLPGRGVSNAAKYVATAGISWTPPIGSSGMSALFYLDTRLQSDTNTGSNLDIEKEQDGFAVFNGRIGIFGPDRRWGVELWGQNLLNRKYYQIGADMPLQGSNGFRSVAAPAALGFPATANKLFVGFPGEPRTYGVTLRGQF; encoded by the coding sequence ATGAAAAAGAGTGACGGGAGAATTGCGCGCTTTGCCCGTGGCAGCGCGCAGGGCGTGGCGCTTGCGGTCGCCCTCGCGGCGACACCGGCCTGGGCGCAGGATGTCGCGCCGCAGGGCGCCGAGGTCCCCGACGACGGCACGATCATCGTGACCGCGACGCGCCGCAGCGAACTCTTGTCCGACGTGCCGATCGCGGTGTCGGCGGTGTCGGGCGAGACGCTCGAAAAGACCGGCGCCACCGACGTCCGCGCGCTGGGACAGGTCGCGCCGTCGCTACTCGTGTCGGGCGCAACGAGCGAGGTCAATTTCTCCGCGCGCATTCGCGGTATCGGTACGGTCGGCGAGAACCCCGGCCTCGAAAGCTCGGTCGGGCTGTTCATCGACGGCGTCTATCGCAGCCGCACCGGGGTCGGCCTGTCCGAACTCGGCGATATCGAGCGCGTCGAGGTGCTGCGCGGGCCGCAGGGCACGCTGTTCGGGCGCAACTCGACCGCCGGCCTGATCAACATCGTCACCAAGGGACCCGACCTCAGCGGCTTCGGCGCCAAGGGGTCGGTGAGTTACGGCAATTATGATTATTGGCGCGTCGACGGGATGATCAACGCGCCGCTCGGCGACAAGGCGGCGGTGCGCGTCGACGGCGTCTGGCAGAAGCGCGACGGTTTCATCAAGAATGTCACCGCGGGCGAACCCGATATCAACGATCGCGACCGCTGGCTGGTCAAGGGCCAGTTGCTGCTCGAGCCGACCGAGAGCGTGAAATTCCGGCTGATCGCCGATTACAGCCAGCGCAACGAGAATTGCTGCGGCGGCGTGCTGCTCAATCCGGTGCGCAACCTGACGCGCGGCGCCGACGGTTTCCCGGTCGCCTCGCCCAATACGCTGCTGCCGCTGCTGCAATTTCTGGGCGCCAATCATCAGGTCGCACCGGCGGGCACCAGCTTCATCCGTCAACAGGCGACCACCCCGGGCGTCTCCTATCGCTCCGACACCAAGGACTGGGGCGTGTCGGGCGAACTCAACTGGGAGCTGGGCGCCGCGACGCTGACCTCGATCACCGCCTATCGCGACTATAAGAATGCGCAGGGGCAGGATGCCGATTTCAGCGCGCTCGACATCTTGCGCCGCACCGACCTCGACCGCCGGTTCCGGCTGTTCACGCAGGAATTGCGGCTGCAGGGCGAGGCGTTCGACGGGCGGCTCGATTGGCTGGTCGGCGGCTATTATGCCAACGAGAAACTCGATGTCGACGACGACATCGTCTATGGCGCCGACTATCAGCGCTACGCCAACTGTCTCGCCGCCGCGAGCCTCGCGCCGACCTTGCTCAACCCCGCATCGGCGACCTGTTCGAACCTGCCCGCTGCCTCCTTCCCCGGTTTCCAGGGGATTGCGGCGCTGCTCGGCGCGGCGCCGCTCAACAACACCGGCAACAACGGGTCGACCTTCCACCAGCGCAGCACCAACTATGCGCTGTTCACGCACAACAGCTTCGACATCGTCGAGGATGTGCTGACGCTGACCGTCGGGGCGCGTTACACCCACGAGCGCAAGACGCTGGCGGGCGATGCCAATTTCACCAACACGCTGTGCCCGGCGATCGTCAATTCGCCGCTGCAGGCGCTGGCCAGCCTCGCCTGCGTGATCAACGGCACCGCGCCCGATATCGTCAAGGGCGCCCCGGGGACGAAGTTCAGCGAGGGGCAGTGGACCGGCACCGCGGTGCTGAGCTGGAAACCCGATCCCGACTGGCTGGTCTATGCCTCGGCCTCGAAGGGGTACAAGGCGGGGGGCTTCAACCTCGACTATTCGGCGCTCGACCGGCCGTGCAGCACGACCGCGGGATCGGCCGCGCAAAATACCGCCTGCACCACCGCGCTGGCACGCCCCGCCAACACGCCGGGCAACGGCCGCCCCGAGGCGAGCGACCTGCAGTTCGCGAGCGAGAAGGTCGATGCCTATGAACTGGGCGTCAAATGGGATGGCCCGGGCATCGACATCAACGTCGCCGCTTTCTGGCAGGAATATAGCAATTACCAGCTCAACACCTTCAACGGCATCAATTTCGAGGTGACGAATATCCAGGCGTGCAAGGACGATCTGGGGACCGGGCCGATCGACAACAGCGCGGTCACCGGCGCCTGCGCGTCGGACCGGCTGACCCCCGGCGTCGTCGCCAAGGGCCTCGAGATCGAGACCTTCATCCGCCCGGCGCGCTATCTGTCGGTCAATATGGGACTGACCTATGTCGACACCCTCTATCGCCGCAACCTCGTCGGTACCGGCGGGCGCCCGCTGTCGCCGGTGCTGTTTCAGCTGCCGGGACGCGGGGTGTCGAACGCCGCGAAATATGTCGCGACCGCGGGGATCAGCTGGACCCCGCCGATCGGCAGTTCGGGGATGAGCGCACTCTTCTATCTCGACACCCGCCTGCAGAGCGACACCAACACCGGCTCGAACCTGGATATCGAGAAAGAACAGGACGGGTTCGCGGTGTTCAACGGCCGCATCGGCATCTTCGGACCCGACCGGCGCTGGGGCGTCGAGCTGTGGGGGCAGAATCTGCTCAATCGCAAATATTACCAGATCGGCGCCGACATGCCGCTGCAGGGGTCGAACGGCTTCCGCTCGGTCGCGGCGCCCGCGGCGCTCGGCTTCCCCGCCACCGCGAACAAATTGTTCGTCGGTTTCCCGGGCGAGCCGCGCACCTATGGCGTGACGCTGCGCGGGCAATTCTAG
- the pdeM gene encoding ligase-associated DNA damage response endonuclease PdeM codes for MPAAPLLDFAGHQFVPLAGRALFWPRHGALIVADLHLEKASWYAAHGQPLPPYDSHDTLDRLARLVAETGARALWCLGDSFHDRAAAERVAPAVAERLRRQTGAVPLTWIAGNHDGLSGGAWGGTIAEEIEVDGIVLRHQCEAGETRPEISGHFHPKLRLTLRGRAVSRPCFAGDAQRLILPAFGSLTGGLDVGDSAIAANFAGDYRAMLVADGKLLSLRCGNPATDDVTAMPGRA; via the coding sequence ATGCCCGCCGCGCCCCTGCTCGATTTTGCCGGCCACCAGTTCGTGCCGCTCGCCGGGCGCGCGCTGTTCTGGCCACGCCACGGCGCGCTGATCGTCGCCGACCTGCATCTGGAAAAGGCGAGCTGGTACGCTGCGCACGGCCAGCCGTTGCCGCCCTATGACAGCCACGACACGCTCGACCGGCTGGCACGGCTGGTCGCCGAGACCGGCGCGCGCGCGCTCTGGTGCCTGGGCGACAGTTTCCACGACCGCGCCGCCGCCGAACGGGTCGCGCCCGCAGTCGCCGAGCGATTGCGCCGCCAGACGGGGGCGGTGCCGCTGACCTGGATCGCGGGCAATCACGATGGCCTGTCGGGCGGCGCCTGGGGCGGCACCATCGCCGAAGAGATCGAGGTCGACGGCATCGTCCTGCGCCACCAGTGCGAAGCGGGCGAGACCCGCCCCGAGATATCGGGGCATTTCCATCCCAAGCTGCGGCTGACCCTGCGCGGCCGGGCGGTGTCGCGGCCATGCTTCGCGGGCGACGCGCAGCGGCTGATTCTGCCCGCCTTCGGCAGCCTGACCGGCGGGCTCGATGTCGGCGACAGCGCCATCGCGGCGAATTTCGCGGGCGATTATCGCGCGATGCTGGTCGCCGACGGAAAATTGCTGTCGCTGCGCTGTGGCAATCCTGCCACCGATGACGTTACGGCAATGCCGGGCCGCGCCTGA